A single genomic interval of Chitinophaga sp. 180180018-3 harbors:
- a CDS encoding efflux RND transporter periplasmic adaptor subunit gives MLRISIYPILLPLAVSASLLAACSNGKSASKKAAEAAPSPALPVDIVLAKEETLNQLESITGTTVSFREVMIRSEVSQRILQVGFHDGTQVAEGQLLYKLNDAELQARLKQLSAELELAGLNERRLADLLKTEAVKQQEYDEVATKLNMLQAQKELLQAELAKTAIHAPFAGRIGISQLVAGAYVTPNAELVSLQDLGQIKINFAVPEKYLPLIGTGNQVAFTTGLSQEKHSATIKATEPGVNADNRSILVQAVAANPGGKLKAGLSARIFFSTADPDAKGITVPTEALIPGGQGYAVFVLKGGIAKMSPVAIGSRTESHAVITSGLQDGDSIIVSNILRLGDGAPVQAVASK, from the coding sequence ATGTTGCGAATATCTATTTACCCGATCCTGCTACCACTGGCTGTTTCAGCAAGCCTTTTGGCTGCATGCAGCAACGGAAAATCTGCATCGAAGAAAGCAGCGGAAGCAGCGCCGTCGCCTGCACTTCCCGTTGATATTGTGCTTGCAAAGGAGGAAACCCTGAACCAGCTGGAGAGCATCACTGGCACTACTGTCTCTTTCCGGGAGGTGATGATCAGGAGTGAAGTGTCCCAACGCATCCTTCAAGTCGGCTTTCATGACGGAACCCAGGTTGCTGAAGGACAGTTATTATACAAATTAAATGATGCCGAACTGCAAGCCAGGTTGAAACAGCTTTCCGCAGAGCTGGAGCTGGCGGGCCTCAATGAACGAAGGCTGGCCGACCTACTGAAAACCGAAGCAGTGAAACAGCAGGAGTACGATGAGGTAGCTACCAAACTGAATATGCTGCAGGCGCAAAAGGAACTGCTTCAAGCCGAACTTGCTAAAACTGCTATCCACGCACCGTTTGCAGGCAGGATCGGGATATCTCAACTGGTTGCGGGCGCCTATGTTACTCCAAATGCGGAATTGGTAAGCCTACAGGATCTGGGACAGATCAAGATCAATTTCGCCGTACCGGAGAAGTACCTGCCGTTGATCGGAACAGGCAACCAGGTAGCATTCACTACAGGGCTTTCACAGGAAAAACATTCTGCCACCATCAAGGCAACAGAGCCCGGCGTTAATGCGGACAACAGGAGTATCCTGGTGCAGGCGGTGGCCGCCAATCCCGGTGGCAAGCTCAAAGCAGGATTGTCTGCAAGGATTTTCTTTTCAACAGCAGATCCTGACGCTAAAGGTATTACTGTACCAACTGAAGCGCTGATACCCGGCGGTCAAGGATATGCCGTTTTTGTGCTGAAAGGCGGAATAGCAAAGATGTCACCGGTGGCTATCGGAAGCAGGACTGAATCGCATGCCGTCATTACCTCCGGCTTACAGGATGGCGATAGCATTATCGTCTCTAATATTCTCAGGCTTGGAGACGGTGCGCCGGTACAAGCGGTTGCATCAAAATAA